In Catellicoccus marimammalium M35/04/3, the following proteins share a genomic window:
- the arcA gene encoding arginine deiminase gives MEHPIHVMSEIGKLKTVMLHRPGAEVENLTPDLMERLLFDDIPYLPIAQEEHDYFANTLRENGTEVLYFEKLAAEAIDAGNVKEQFLKQMLDESDIESQYIYDALYEYLISMNTQDMIDKIIAGVRDIELDLGNDHSLYSVVTADDRYPFLMDPMPNTYFTRDPQACMGNGITINKMTFAARQRESLLTEMIIKHHPRFANKGVEVWLNRDQKWHIEGGDELILNDETIAIGISQRTTAQAIERLARNLFAKHSNFKRVLAVKIPNNRAMMHLDTVFTMVDRDKFTIHPGIQSNGGEVDTYILTPGENDTINIEHRSDLQNILKEVLGVSELLLLPCGGGDAIIAPREQWNDGSNTLAIAPGEVVTYNRNYISNALLRENGIKVHEVISSELSRGRGGPRCMSCPIVREDI, from the coding sequence ATGGAACATCCTATTCATGTTATGTCAGAAATTGGCAAACTGAAAACAGTTATGTTACATCGTCCAGGTGCGGAAGTTGAAAACTTAACACCAGATTTGATGGAACGCCTATTATTTGATGATATTCCTTATTTACCAATCGCTCAAGAAGAGCATGATTATTTCGCTAACACATTACGTGAAAATGGAACAGAAGTTTTATACTTCGAAAAATTAGCTGCTGAAGCGATTGACGCAGGAAATGTTAAAGAACAATTCCTTAAACAAATGTTAGATGAGTCTGACATTGAATCACAATACATCTACGATGCATTGTACGAATATCTAATTTCAATGAACACACAAGATATGATTGATAAAATCATCGCTGGTGTTCGTGACATCGAATTAGATTTAGGCAACGATCACTCATTATACAGTGTAGTAACTGCTGACGATCGTTATCCATTCTTAATGGATCCAATGCCAAATACTTACTTCACTCGTGACCCTCAAGCTTGCATGGGTAACGGTATTACAATCAACAAAATGACTTTCGCTGCTCGTCAACGTGAATCATTATTAACAGAAATGATTATCAAACATCACCCACGTTTTGCTAACAAAGGTGTAGAAGTTTGGTTAAACCGTGACCAAAAATGGCATATTGAAGGTGGAGACGAATTAATCTTAAACGATGAAACAATCGCAATTGGTATCTCTCAACGTACAACTGCACAAGCCATCGAAAGATTAGCTCGTAACTTATTCGCTAAACACAGCAACTTCAAACGTGTATTAGCTGTTAAAATTCCTAACAACCGTGCAATGATGCACTTGGATACAGTATTTACAATGGTTGACCGTGATAAATTCACAATTCACCCAGGTATCCAAAGCAATGGTGGAGAAGTAGATACATACATCTTAACACCAGGTGAAAACGATACAATCAACATTGAACATCGTTCTGACCTACAAAACATCTTGAAAGAAGTTTTAGGAGTTTCTGAATTATTACTATTACCTTGTGGTGGTGGAGATGCAATCATCGCTCCTCGTGAACAATGGAATGATGGTTCTAACACATTAGCAATCGCTCCAGGTGAAGTAGTAACTTATAACCGTAACTACATTTCAAACGCTTTATTACGTGAAAACGGAATTAAAGTTCACGAAGTTATTTCAAGTGAATTATCTCGCGGTCGTGGGGGCCCACGTTGCATGAGCTGTCCAATTGTTCGTGAAGATATTTAA
- the guaA gene encoding glutamine-hydrolyzing GMP synthase, producing the protein MEKIIVLDFGSQYNQLITRRIREFGVYSELLSHRLTAKEIQEMKPKGIIFSGGPNSVYDENAFHIDPEIFELGIPILGICYGMQLMAHNLGGKVESAESKEYGQAFIEVSDDAVLFQDTPKTQQVWMSHGDLVTEVPTGFEVVATSENCPIAAMQNKERNFYALQFHPEVRHSEYGNDILRNFAFSVCGCSGDWTMDNFIDMQIEKIRAQVGSEKVLLALSGGVDSSVVGVLLNKAIGDQLTCIFVDHGLLRKGEAEQVMDMLGGKFGLNIIKVDAKDRFLSKLEGVSDPEQKRKIIGNEFIRVFDDEAAKLEGIRWLAQGTLYTDIIESGTDTAQTIKSHHNVGGLPEDMQFQLIEPLNTLFKDEVRALGLQMGMTENVVWRQPFPGPGLGIRVLGEVTEEKLEIVRESDAILREEIQKAGLERDIWQYFTVLPGIRSVGVMGDGRTYDYTIGIRAITSIDGMTADFARIDWDLLQKISVRIVNEVAHVNRVVYDITSKPPATVEWE; encoded by the coding sequence ATGGAAAAAATTATTGTATTAGACTTTGGAAGCCAATATAATCAGTTAATTACACGTCGTATTCGTGAATTTGGAGTTTACTCTGAATTATTAAGTCATCGTCTAACAGCGAAAGAAATCCAAGAAATGAAGCCAAAAGGAATTATTTTTTCTGGTGGACCAAATAGTGTCTACGATGAAAATGCATTCCATATTGATCCAGAAATTTTTGAATTAGGAATTCCTATTTTAGGAATTTGTTATGGGATGCAATTAATGGCTCATAATCTAGGTGGAAAAGTAGAATCCGCAGAAAGTAAAGAATATGGACAAGCTTTTATTGAAGTATCTGATGATGCAGTCTTATTCCAAGATACACCAAAAACACAACAAGTTTGGATGAGTCATGGAGACTTAGTAACTGAAGTACCTACTGGATTTGAAGTCGTAGCGACAAGTGAAAACTGTCCAATTGCAGCAATGCAAAATAAAGAACGTAATTTCTACGCATTACAATTCCACCCAGAAGTACGCCACAGCGAGTACGGAAACGATATTTTACGTAATTTCGCCTTTTCTGTTTGTGGTTGTTCTGGAGATTGGACAATGGATAACTTTATCGATATGCAAATTGAAAAAATTAGAGCTCAAGTAGGCTCAGAAAAAGTATTATTAGCATTATCTGGTGGAGTAGATTCTAGTGTCGTAGGTGTTCTTTTAAATAAAGCCATTGGCGATCAATTAACTTGTATCTTTGTAGACCATGGTTTATTGCGTAAAGGCGAAGCAGAACAAGTAATGGATATGTTAGGTGGAAAATTTGGCTTAAACATTATCAAAGTAGATGCGAAAGACCGCTTCTTATCTAAATTAGAAGGAGTTTCTGATCCAGAGCAAAAGCGTAAGATTATCGGAAATGAATTTATCCGTGTCTTTGATGATGAAGCAGCTAAATTAGAAGGAATTCGTTGGTTAGCTCAAGGAACTCTTTATACAGATATTATTGAAAGTGGAACAGATACTGCACAAACCATCAAATCTCACCATAATGTAGGTGGATTACCAGAAGATATGCAGTTCCAATTAATCGAACCATTGAATACTTTATTTAAAGATGAAGTTCGAGCTTTAGGATTACAAATGGGAATGACAGAAAATGTAGTTTGGCGTCAACCATTCCCAGGACCAGGATTAGGAATTCGTGTCTTAGGTGAAGTTACCGAAGAAAAATTAGAAATCGTACGTGAAAGTGATGCTATTTTACGTGAAGAAATCCAAAAAGCAGGATTAGAACGTGATATTTGGCAATACTTCACAGTTTTACCAGGAATTCGTTCTGTCGGAGTAATGGGTGATGGACGAACTTATGATTATACTATCGGAATTCGTGCAATTACTTCTATTGATGGAATGACTGCAGACTTTGCTCGTATCGATTGGGATTTATTACAAAAAATCTCTGTTCGTATCGTCAATGAAGTCGCACACGTGAATCGTGTAGTTTATGATATTACAAGTAAGCCACCAGCAACTGTAGAATGGGAATAA